One window of Arvicola amphibius chromosome 6, mArvAmp1.2, whole genome shotgun sequence genomic DNA carries:
- the Gjb3 gene encoding gap junction beta-3 protein: MDWKKLQDLLSGVNQYSTAFGRIWLSVVFVFRVLVYVVAAERVWGDEQKDFDCNTRQPGCTNVCYDHFFPISNIRLWALQLIFVTCPSMLVILHVAYREERERKHRQKHGEQCTKLYSHPGKKHGGLWWTYLLSLVFKFIIELVFLYALHKLWHGFTMPRLVQCAGVEPCPNTVDCYIARPTEKKVFTYFMVGASAVCIILTICEIFYLIFHRVMRGLNKVKSTKSGISPKSSSRASTCRCHHKLLESGDQEPDPGDAKPQASAPNLTPI, from the coding sequence ATGGACTGGAAGAAGCTCCAGGACTTGCTGAGCGGTGTGAACCAGTACTCCACAGCCTTCGGGCGCATCTGGCTGTCGGTCGTGTTCGTCTTCCGGGTGCTGGTGTATGTGGTGGCGGCTGAGCGCGTGTGGGGTGACGAGCAAAAAGACTTTGACTGCAACACCAGGCAGCCTGGCTGCACCAACGTGTGCTATGACCACTTCTTCCCTATCTCCAACATTCGCCTCTGGGCCCTGCAGCTCATCTTTGTCACGTGTCCCTCTATGTTGGTCATCTTGCACGTAGCCTACCGCGAGGAGCGGGAGCGCAAGCATCGCCAGAAGCACGGGGAGCAATGTACCAAGCTGTACAGCCATCCTGGCAAGAAGCACGGTGGCCTGTGGTGGACCTACCTGCTCAGCCTCGTCTTCAAATTCATCATTGAATTGGTCTTCCTATATGCCCTACACAAGCTCTGGCACGGCTTCACCATGCCGCGTCTGGTACAGTGTGCCGGCGTGGAACCCTGCCCCAACACCGTGGACTGCTACATCGCTCGGCCCACGGAGAAGAAGGTCTTTACCTACTTCATGGTAGGCGCCTCCGCTGTCTGCATTATTCTCACGATCTGTGAGATCTTCTACCTCATCTTCCACAGGGTTATGCGAGGCCTGAACAAGGTCAAGTCTACAAAGAGCGGCATCTCCCCAAAGTCCTCCAGCCGAGCCTCCACTTGCCGCTGTCACCACAAGCTGCTGGAGAGCGGAGACCAGGAACCAGACCCAGGCGATGCCAAGCCGCAGGCTTCAGCTCCGAATCTGACCCCCATTTGA
- the Gja4 gene encoding gap junction alpha-4 protein yields the protein MGDWGFLEKLLDQVQEHSTVVGKIWLTVLFIFRILILGLAGESVWGDEQSDFECNTAQPGCTNVCYDQAFPISHIRYWVLQFLFVSTPTLIYLGHVIYLSRREERLRQKEGELRALPSKDPHVERALAAIEHQMAKISVAEDGRLRIRGALMGTYVVSVLCKSVLEAGFLYGQWRLYGWTMEPVYVCQRAPCPHLVDCYVSRPTEKTIFIIFMLVVGVISLVLNLLELVHLLCRCVGREIKARKDHDASPAQGTASDPYPEQVFFYLPMGKEPSSPPCPTYNGLSSTEQNWANLTTEEQLTSSRPPPFENPAPQGGRKPPSRPGSSASKKQYV from the coding sequence ATGGGTGACTGGGGCTTCCTGGAGAAGCTGCTAGATCAGGTCCAGGAGCACTCGACTGTGGTGGGCAAGATCTGGCTGACCGTGCTCTTCATCTTCCGCATCCTCATCCTGGGCCTGGCGGGCGAGTCAGTGTGGGGCGACGAGCAGTCCGATTTTGAGTGTAACACAGCCCAGCCCGGCTGCACCAACGTCTGTTATGACCAGGCTTTCCCCATCTCCCACATCCGCTACTGGGTGCTGCAGTTCCTCTTCGTCAGCACGCCCACCCTGATCTACCTGGGCCACGTCATTTACCTGTCTCGGCGGGAAGAGCGATTGcggcagaaagagggagagctCCGGGCACTGCCCTCCAAGGACCCACATGTAGAGCGGGCCCTGGCTGCCATAGAGCATCAGATGGCCAAGATCTCGGTGGCAGAGGACGGCCGTCTTCGGATCCGTGGGGCGCTCATGGGTACCTATGTGGTCAGCGTGCTGTGCAAAAGCGTGCTGGAGGCAGGCTTCCTCTACGGGCAGTGGCGCCTCTACGGCTGGACCATGGAGCCCGTGTACGTGTGCCAGCGcgcgccctgcccccacctcgtGGACTGCTATGTCTCTCGACCCACAGAGAAGACTATCTTCATCATCTTCATGCTCGTGGTGGGAGTCATCTCCCTGGTGCTCAACCTGCTGGAGCTGGTGCACCTGCTGTGTCGGTGTGTCGGCCGGGAGATAAAGGCACGGAAGGACCATGACGCATCCCCAGCCCAGGGCACTGCTTCAGACCCTTACCCGGAACAGGTGTTCTTCTACCTCCCCATGGGCAAGGAACCCTCGTCCCCACCATGTCCCACCTACAATGGGCTCTCATCCACTGAGCAAAACTGGGCCAACTTGACCACGGAGGAGCAGCTGACCTCCTCCAGGCCTCCCCCCTTCGAAAACCCAGCCCCTCAGGGTGGCCGGAAGCCCCCTAGTCGCCCCGGCAGTTCTGCATCTAAGAAGCAGTATGTGTAG